The Macrococcoides canis genome has a window encoding:
- the wecB gene encoding non-hydrolyzing UDP-N-acetylglucosamine 2-epimerase yields MKKIMTIFGTRPEAIKMAPLVLALKNDPELEPIVVVTAQHREMLDQVLDIFGITPDYDLNIMKAGQTLSEVTSRVILGLEEVIQEARPDMILVHGDTTTTFAGSLAAFYNEVAIGHVEAGLRTWQKYSPFPEEMNRQMTGTLADLHFAPTDDAAQNLRNENKPEDRIVVTGNTAIDALKTTVKSDYSSDILNNAGERKVILLTAHRRENIGQPMHNIFSAIRRIVEEFEDIEVVYPMHKNPKVREIAGEHLSNHERIQLIEPLDVIDFHNFASRSHFILTDSGGVQEEAPSLGKPVLVLRDTTERPEGVKAGTLKLAGIEEEDIYNMTKSLLTDAALYESMSKASNPYGDGETSSRICEHIKFYFGLTEEKPAPFKVESN; encoded by the coding sequence AGTTACTGCCCAACATCGTGAAATGCTGGATCAAGTACTAGATATATTCGGTATTACGCCGGATTATGATTTGAATATTATGAAAGCGGGCCAAACGTTATCAGAAGTTACAAGCCGAGTAATTCTTGGATTAGAAGAAGTCATTCAAGAGGCACGTCCAGATATGATATTAGTTCACGGAGATACGACGACGACATTTGCAGGAAGTTTAGCAGCATTCTATAACGAAGTTGCTATCGGGCATGTTGAAGCGGGTCTTAGAACTTGGCAGAAATATTCACCATTCCCTGAAGAAATGAATCGTCAAATGACAGGAACGCTTGCAGATCTTCACTTTGCACCGACAGATGATGCAGCGCAGAACTTGCGAAATGAAAATAAACCAGAAGATCGCATCGTAGTTACTGGTAATACAGCTATTGATGCACTAAAAACAACTGTAAAATCAGACTATTCATCGGATATATTGAACAATGCAGGTGAACGCAAAGTAATTTTATTAACCGCTCATAGAAGAGAAAACATTGGACAGCCAATGCATAACATCTTCAGTGCGATCAGAAGAATCGTAGAGGAATTTGAAGATATTGAAGTTGTATACCCAATGCATAAAAATCCAAAAGTACGCGAAATTGCTGGAGAGCACTTAAGCAACCATGAGCGTATTCAATTGATTGAACCTTTAGATGTTATCGATTTCCATAACTTTGCAAGTCGCAGCCATTTCATATTGACGGACTCAGGCGGCGTTCAAGAAGAAGCGCCATCACTTGGGAAACCTGTACTTGTGTTACGTGATACAACTGAGCGTCCTGAAGGTGTGAAAGCTGGCACACTGAAACTTGCAGGTATTGAAGAAGAAGATATTTACAACATGACGAAATCATTACTGACGGATGCTGCACTTTATGAATCAATGTCTAAAGCTAGCAACCCTTATGGTGATGGTGAGACATCAAGCCGTATATGTGAACATATTAAATTTTATTTTGGCTTGACAGAGGAAAAACCGGCTCCATTTAAAGTTGAAAGCAACTAG